From Camelina sativa cultivar DH55 chromosome 5, Cs, whole genome shotgun sequence:
GTGACACAAGGTTTCTTTAACAACATTATCAATCAAGCTGGTGGTGGTTGCGCCGGGAAAAGATTCTACACCCGTGACTCTTTCGTTAACGCCGCTAATACTTTCCCCAACTTTGCTAATTCCGTTACTAGACGTGAAATTGCTACCATGTTTGCCCATTTCACTCACGAGACCGGACGTAAgatctctttcttccttctcttactttttttttagtatattaaaattaattgatttttttttttttttgtctgtgttCTCTAGTGATGGCCGATTCTAACTTTTAGTAAACTAAAAATATCATTGgatatttctaaaaatttgcGTATTAAACAAGGTCatattataacaacaaaaaaaacattattgatcTACGACATATAAGATGAGACCTTCGATATAGTTAAAACTGAACATTATCCTTGATCACAACTAATTTAGATCATCCTAAAGGCTAAAGCACTCTTCTGTTTCATGTGATTCTCTATATGTATTAGATTTTTGCTACATAGAAGAAATAAACGGAGCATCGCGTGACTACTGCGACGAGAACAACAGGCAGTACCCCTGTGCACCCGGAAAAGGCTACTTTGGTCGTGGTCCGATCCAACTATCATGGAACTACAACTACGGAGCATGTGGTCAGAGTCTTAGTCTCGACCTTCTTCGCCAACCTGAGCTTGTTGGTAGCAACCCAACTGTAGCTTTCAGGACGGGTTTGTGGTTTTGGATGAACAGCGTAAGGCCGGTTCTGAACCAAGGATTTGGAGCTACCATTAGAGCCATCAACGGAATGGAATGTAACGGTGGGAACTCAGGTGCAGTCAATGCAAGGATCAGATACTACAGAGACTATTGTGGACAGCTTGGTGTGGACCCTGGTCCTAACCTAAGTTGCTGAAAAGCTCTCTGAACCCATACACGCACACACGTAACGTGGCACGTGATAAGATGAAAGAATAAGTGAGATAATAAAGTTAAATTTCAAACGTATGTACTTTATGTTGGGTCTCAGTGTTCCCTGCGTCACAAGCAAAAAAATGGTTGTAATAAACTTGTGAAAgtgttatcttttcttttctggcTTTTTATGAAAGTGAAATTTAAGATTGATTTTAGATGTCTGACTTGGACATTTACAGAATCTGCTTTTGGGATATATAATATTCGCACGAATTTGGTGTTGTGatatttatattcttgttttatattcttgtcaaaacaaaaaaagattcctGTTGAAACTAATCATTAACGTTAGTAGTTTAATTAATAGTTCAATAGTCCACTTGTCAAAGTTTTTAATGGGTTAAACTTGCATGCAGCCTATAGTAATTAAAGAGACTAACGGTAAAAGATATATGCATCCTAGCGGACCCTTGGTAAATTTGCCACCGATTTTGTTGGAGAAAAGGTAATTAAGTACAAACGTAGAAAAGTTCCCCCCAAAAAGGTTAcaaatgtagaaaaaaagatGGTGTACTCTTGTTACGGTCACAATTTCCTCACAtgataatacaaatataaaacataaaaaaattggtaattTTTATTGGTCATAATGTTTAATATGATTAATAGGAGGGATATGAGTAACAAATAGATGAGTTGTATTTTTTGGAGggattattgttttattttctaaaaaaaataaaaatattcacatatatattctctaaaagcactacaaattctaaaaataaaaatattaattaattcttAGCATGCAAGAATCCCTCCAAAATATTTCATGAATTTACACTATTagtcaaaaagtaaaaaatttaaacttatattCGGGAGGTAATTTTATCCAAACTAAATTCATATAGTAAAATTGCGTAAgataattaaaaagtataataattacatactaacaaagaaaaatcttatgTATATAATATGAATGATTGACGATGCAACTACTCTATTTATTGCATTTAATTCAACGTTGAAAAGTCAAAATTATGGCAAACCTATTGGCTAAAAACTActccctctctctgtctcacaaagattgaagttttagagaattttttttgtcccaacaaaattgatgttttgaatatttttaataaatttttgttttaatgattactgaTGCTGTAGAGTGTATGGAGTGTAAAAGTGGGAAAGTGGGAAAGTGaaaaagtattagaaaaataaatcatatattctctctgtcttaatatgtgtgtaaaatcttaaacttcaatctttgtgagacagagagagtaCAAAGATGTATCATAGATACTATATGCTACGACTTCTCTTAAGAGGCGGCTTATAGAAAATGCTCGAGCGTGGAGGGGCAACTGATTGGGGACTCGGTTTGTACTTTTGTAATTAATGAAGGAACACTCCAATATCTTTTTGATCGTTTAGTAATGAGTagtcaattttaataaatttttcagGTTGGATGTTCCCAGCCGTCGTGAAGGGTggctatatattttttgtctcATAAAACAACCAAGAGTaatctacaaaaagaaaaattaaaaaaaaaagaatagccTAGAGGATTTGTACATGTAATGAGAAGTGATCGACTCTTTAAAATTCATTACTATTGGTTTCTTAATTAGgttttctggattttttttttcgttttagaGAAACCTTACTTTTTAGTTGAATAGAAACttatttatatggtttttattttggttggtttatttatttttagccAAACTAATGTGTTCCTTCACAATTAAACGGATACCATCACGGACAAATGGGAACTCTAGACAGAAAGTAATGTACAAACGTCTTTTGTTCAAttccaacccaaaaaaaacgtCTATTGTTCTGATAATTAGCGCATATTACCatatattatcttcttctaATCAGACATGCAATTTTTTATGAATGTGTAACCATTTAATAGATCCTATATATGTAAATACCAATTATTTTCCAACTATAAAGTCCAATctgcaaaataattttttggatttgaaaataaaattcaattgCCATACACATCTTCGGCAGACTTAATAGTCAAACCATTGttaaataattgaaagaaataaaatcacaATTGTTAGCCCATCCTAATGAAATGACCAATCTACCCAATATATCTCATTGTATAAAACCTCAAACTCTTCCTTCTctccaaacaacaagaacaccCCAACAATGGCTCTCAcaaaaatcaacttaatactTCTCCTCTCCCTCTTAGCTTTCTACTCTGAAACCGTCAAATCTCAAAACTGCAATTGCGCCCCAAACCTATGTTGCAGTCAGTTCGGTTATTGCGGCACCACTGCTGATCATTGTGGTCCAACATGCCGATCAGGTCCTTGTAGAGGCGGTGGATCCCCAACCAGTGCAGATTTGATTGGTAGTATTGTGACACAAAGTTTCTTTAACAACATTATCAACCAAGCCGGTAATAACTGCGCCGGAAAAAGATTTTACACCCGTGACTCTTTCATTAACGCCACCAATACTTTCCCCAACTTTGCTAATACCGTTACTAGGCGTGAAATTGCTACCATGTTTGCTCATTTCACTTACGAGACCGGACGTAAGAACTCTAatttctcgattttttttttcattacaccAAGCATATTCTAGGGTTCAT
This genomic window contains:
- the LOC104784984 gene encoding endochitinase At2g43590-like, which codes for MAFTKISLVLLLCLLGFYSEIVKSQNCGCAPNLCCSQFGYCGTDDAYCGAGCRSGPCRGSGTSAGGGGSVGSIVTQGFFNNIINQAGGGCAGKRFYTRDSFVNAANTFPNFANSVTRREIATMFAHFTHETGHFCYIEEINGASRDYCDENNRQYPCAPGKGYFGRGPIQLSWNYNYGACGQSLSLDLLRQPELVGSNPTVAFRTGLWFWMNSVRPVLNQGFGATIRAINGMECNGGNSGAVNARIRYYRDYCGQLGVDPGPNLSC